TTCTCCTTACATTACCAATTCATTACATGCTTTAACAGGTTACTGATAATTCATTATGTCATTTCATATTCTTCTAGAAGTAAAAATCCCTGACTTCCCAAAATGCGtattttgtgactggcttgttAAAACCAAGAGTCAATCAAGGAACACTCACTGCATTTGATGCTATGTCAGTTTGTTTTTAGTCTCAAACAGTTGAGTACTTTCATGATATGATTTGTGTAGGAGCCAGGctcatttttttttggtaaaatgacCCATTCTGGATTTGTCTAATTGTTTCATCTTGGTGATGGtgaactatttttcaaaaaaaaaaaaaaaaaaaggtgaactgCAAACCTTTTCAAAAATGGAACTGCTCAAAGACTTTATCACCAGTAGATCCAtcctataagaaatgttaaaggaaatcttttttgaCAAAAGGCAAATGATGCCAGGTAGGAATCTGGGTTTACATAGAAGAATAAGGAACCCACCTGGAATAGCAATAATAagaattttcttattatttaaatatctaaaacaactttttattttatattggattatagcTGATTAATAGTGCTGTGATAGCTTCAGGCGCTGAGCAGAGCTGCTCAGCCgtatgtatcccttctcccccagatcccccctccctccaggcTGCCGCATGacactgagcagaattccctgtgctataagtaggtccttgttgattaccgattttaaacatagcagtgtgtacatgttcgtttcaaactccctaactgtcccttctctccacccttcctcctggtaaccataagttcattgtctaagtctgtgggtctgtttctgttttgtaaataagttcatttgcatcgtttccttttagattccacatataatggaTATTGTATgacatttctccttctgtttgtttcacttcattcagtatggcaatctctaggtccatctgtcttgctgcaaatggcattatttcattcttttcagtagGTGAGTAATGTtctattgtatacatgtaccacatctttatccattcatctgctgatacaCGTTTAGGTTGCGTCCCTGTCCTGGCTATCCTCAACCAGCCAGCACCAAGACTGCATAGCCAAGATCAGCAGAGTTGCCTGGTTGATGACCCCGGTCTTGGGAGGTTATATGACACTGATGTTTTATGATTGGTCTCCATAGATTTTGCAGTAGCTAGCCTGAAATAGGCTAAGGCACatttcatttcatcattttatcTTGAGCATTATATTCTCAGTCTTTGATAACGGAATTTCAGTATACAATATACTAAGAACGGCTACAGTTCTACATGTCCATTTCCTTCAAGTCATTACTGCTTTCATTACTTGCGTTTCAGTGTAACAGGCACATTCTGATATCTGGACCATCAAACCTGTGGTCCAGTTAGAACCATGTTCTCAGCCTACCAGAGGTGACAAAGCCTTGACATAATGATTGTCACTTATTTTCAAATAGATTTGCTTGGTAGTTgacttttgtttgttcattttaattatgAATGCACTGATAAAATGGTCTATAATATGTTTTATGgtataatatgaaaaatagaaacCATCCAGCATAGAGTAAGATCTTAGGAGAGGATAGGGAAATGAACTtagagaatgggcttccctggtagctcagtggtaaagaatcccatctgttaatgcaggagacacaggagacatgggtttgatccttaaattgggaagattctctggagaaggaaatggaaacccacccaatattcttgcctggaaaattccatagacagaggagcctggtgggctacagtccatcaggtcgcaaagagtcagacaccactgagcatgcactcagagcagagagagagagcctaAAGAATATAAGACTATTAGCTGCCATGTAACAGCATCAATAGATAAATTTAGTGTGATTGTAGGAGGGAGAAAAAACTGAGGAATGAAAATTATGTGAGATAATATATTTCAACTTTAAAACAAACTTTTCTAATAAGAAATTGTTTCCCAAAAGACCTAGAGATGGTTCAGGGTGAGTTGGAAGAGTagataatattctttcttttgtttctttcctatATGGCCCTCTTGGGATGGACTTGGAACTTGGCATGTTATCACCCCataattgactttatttttagccTCTCTCAGAGGGACCTTTTCACGCAGTTCATGCTGCAATTATTTGaaatagttgcaacagagacgACTAAGGCTACCAGGTTGCCTCCTGCTCTATTCCCCCAGGTCATCGGGGACTACTACTCCTTACTGGTGATATTATCTTTGCTGTACTTAAATTCCATTTGGCTTTCATCGTTCTCATTCTAAGACCTGTAAGATATGTCCTCATGTGCATGGCCATGCAATGTGATTCTTCAGGTTCAGgtgcattttcttttcagtttccatAAAGAAATGGTCACAGGGTTAGAGTCCTCACCAGGTCATCTCTGTCATCCTCTAGAAAGAGATAAGAGGTATATAGCTATAGGGGATTTTCAGGCAAaaacacaacaaaggaaatgaaaaggctATTCTTAATTGAAAAATGAGATATTAATCTCTGAGCAGAGcccaaaaccaaataaaattatatatttcaaaacaaGAATTTATATctcatgtaaaattttaattcttaaaatatgcTGAATTTTGACAATGTCTTTAATTTCCCTTCTCTGGTTTTAcactccttttcccatttctaGGATTAAACACAATAACTTTTGTATCCTTGCTTCTACCATTAGGAAATTGCTCCACCAATGTAAGGTGAGAAATATTCAGGTAAGAGATAAGATAATGTCAAATTTGTACAGAAATTTTTAGGAGCTGTCAATTTTTCCAGTAGCATGTCCAAGGTTTGTCCACTTTGAGAAGCTGAAGATGCCTTCATTTTGGATGAAGGTTTTGGATAACCAAATAACTCTCTTGCTATCCTACTTTAAACTCTCACAAACTGTTTAGCTATTGACCTGTTTTAATCTCTACCGCCTACTTGTGGAATTTAAAATTACTCTTTTTGGGCTTccgcagtggctcagtggtaaagaatctgcctgccaacgtaggagacacaggagacaagggtttaattcctgagttgggaagatcctctggagaaggatacggcaacctactccagtattctcgcctgagaaatcccatggacagtggagcctggagagctacagtcatggggtcacaaaaggatCAGATACAAGTTAGTGACTATACAGCAACAAAACTGCTCTTCAATTTGATCCTTCTGTTGTAAAATGGAAGcattaaaatgaatttgaaattaCAGAGAGCAAATATTATTTATCTCTCAAAATCTTCAGATATGTTAGACTTACTATGTAAATCAAATGAGGAACTAAACAGGTATAAAGAGAAAATGCTTTATGTGTGAAAGTCAAGTGCATTATAATGGAAAGAGGACTGGAATTGGAGAATCACACTAGAAAACTGAGTTAGGCAACTCAAATGTTGTGTGTTGATGGGCAATTACAATATACCTCAGAGTCAATTCCTACAAAAGGATGCGGCAAATCATACATAACACAACAGAATCTTATAAAAGAGATGATAAGACAAATTTCAATGTCTTATACAAGAGGCAAAAGATATTTTGTGATACCAGGAAATAGGTAGAAGTCTCTATTTTGATCTTGTCTTGTACCTCTCAGCAGGTTCTTGTCATGGGTGACAGGGAAACATGCAACCACTCAGATGTAACTGACTTCATTCTTGTAGGCTTCAGGGTCCATCCAGAGCTCCacattctcctcttcctcctattCCTGCTTGTCTATGGCATGGTCCTTTTGGGGAACATTAGTATGATTGGCATCATTGTGACTGACTCCCAGCTGAACACACCAATGTATTTCTTTCTAGGCAACCTCTCCTTCATTGACCTTTCCTACTCCACTGTTATTGCACCTAAGGCCATGGTCAACTTCATGTCTGAGAAAAAGACTGTCTCTTTTGTAGGGTGTGCTGCCCAGTTCTTCTTTTTTGCACTCTTCATTGTAACAGAAGGGTTTGTCCTGGCGgccatggcctatgaccgttTCATTGCCATCTGCAACCCTCTTCTTTACAATGTCCATATGTCAAGACGTCTTTGCACTCAGCTGGTGGCTGGTTCCTATTTCTGTGGTTGGGTCAGTTCCATCCTCCAAGTCACCGTAACATTCTCAGTGTCTTTCTGTGCCTCTCGAGTCATTGATCACTTCTACTGTGATTCTTACCAAATTGAGAAGATCTCCTCTTCTAATCTCTTTGTCAATAAGATGGTATCTCTTAGTTTGGCTGCCTTCATTATTTTGCCCACAATAGTTGTTATTTTAGTATCTTACATGTATATTGTAACCACAGTCTTGAAGATCCCCTCCagtgaagggagaaagaaagcctTCTCCACTTGCAGCTCCCATCTTGGGGTGGTAAGCTTGCTTTATGGGACTGTCTCCTTTGTGTATCTCACAACTCCAAGCAATCCTGAACTTCGTAAAGTGGCTTCAGTAGTTTACATATTGGTTACACCCATGCTAAACCCTCTGATTTACTCTCTAAGAAACAAAGATGTCAAACAAGCTTTGAGAAAAATCTTATGGAAGAAGAAAGCTTTATCCTAATTCTACTTTCTTGTGATTTCCTCATTAATGGGCCCATCGATAGTTTCAGTTTGCTTTCAGTGTGGAGTCAAGCTTGAGTCATTTGAAGATCCTTTACATTGATCATTCCATAGATGAATTATTTTCAGTGAAGGAGTGGTAACAATTATCATTCAGTCTTCATCATTCACTCTCCCTTAAGAGCAGTGGTATATCTCATGCATCAGTAAAATTTGCAGTCATCctataaacagaaatatactcCTTACTCTTTTTAGGTAAACTTTATggagtgaaggaaaaaagaatttaattttattactgttatttttctttgggcCCTATTTTTAGATAGTGGGCAGAAAAAATGCTTTGGTAGAATGCTAAGCTCAGAATAATGTTTAGAAGAAGGGTCAACCCAAGACAGGGTGATTCTGAGTTGtaagtatttaattattttatgaaatttaacTGTGAATAAATTTATTCACAATTAGTTGATTTGGGGCTCATAGTTCTTGAATAAATATCATGGTATAAGATTGCTTTTTGTCTGTGCCATCATGAGTTTATCAGAACAACTCAATAAATCATTGGTGTTTAATTGTATCTTACTGTATCTTAttgtttgttattgttgtctagtcactaagtcatgttagactcttttgcaaccccacggattgtagaCCCACTGGGcatctctgtccataggattttccaggcaagaaaactggagtgggttgccagttccttctccaggtgatcttcctgactcaggcatAGAGTtcacatcccctgcatttcaggcagattctttaccactctgccaccagggaagcccatatcttattgttacttattttaaataatgttattgATTTATTATCATGTCAAAGAGTTGGAGAAAGGTATCTTGTATCCAGTTTTCTAAAAACAGGATATACAAATCCACAAAGATAAGATTTTAGTACTGATGTCCTATCTAGAAGGGTTAAAAATTGCATTAGATTTAAATCATTGATCCCAGTTTACTGGATTACTCTGTTCTCTTTGGTAAATACTATTAAATTAAGTTTTgtgtcttcaaaaaaaaaaaaaaaaaaaagaaaagtgaaagttgctcagtcttgtccagctctttgtgaccccatggactatacagacagtccatgaaattctccaggccagaatgctggagtgggtagcctttcccttctccaggggatctttccaacccagggatcgaacccaggtttcccacatggcaggctgattctttaccagctgagccacaagggaagcccaggtactATTTTTGTGTACacaatttttgtttgctttgtattttaattacatgtgatatttttattttcctaacacTTGTTTTATTGGTGCTATACTTTAAATGAAGCTATTTATATTTCTAAAGTAATATCTGTGTTgtcatattgttttaatttttccaattcAGGTTGTGCTTTCAGATGCAAATTGTAAGGAATTCAATTCTCCAAATACATTTGTGTGAGTGTGCTTAGTTGTGTTGTGTTGGATTCTTTGCGACAcgatgggctatagcccaccagtccaAATATGTTTGAATCAACAGAAAACATTGCTGAAGAAGATGGTCAAGGCTTTGCATCTATTGTATCCCTTTAATTTATGCGTTTGGTAATAAGTTTGTTGATGGAAAGATGCAGAAGGCAGAAGTAAGAGGATGTTGTATAAGATGAACTGTTTAATGTGTGTTTGCCTGTTTCTACAATTTCAGATTGTATCAGTAAAGTCAATCAATGTTGAAAGAGCTCTGTGATTGTAGAGAGAATGCAACTAATTGTAGAGGGAATGCAACCCCTTGCAGAGATTAGAAAAGGAGGGGCTGAGTCAAGAAGGATGGCGGTTGGGAGAGCAGAGTATCCTGGTATTTCTcatactattaataaaaataggcTTCTTCTCTAATTCTTACATATTCCAACTTAGACAAT
This genomic stretch from Cervus elaphus chromosome 22, mCerEla1.1, whole genome shotgun sequence harbors:
- the LOC122680845 gene encoding olfactory receptor 9K2-like, producing the protein MGDRETCNHSDVTDFILVGFRVHPELHILLFLLFLLVYGMVLLGNISMIGIIVTDSQLNTPMYFFLGNLSFIDLSYSTVIAPKAMVNFMSEKKTVSFVGCAAQFFFFALFIVTEGFVLAAMAYDRFIAICNPLLYNVHMSRRLCTQLVAGSYFCGWVSSILQVTVTFSVSFCASRVIDHFYCDSYQIEKISSSNLFVNKMVSLSLAAFIILPTIVVILVSYMYIVTTVLKIPSSEGRKKAFSTCSSHLGVVSLLYGTVSFVYLTTPSNPELRKVASVVYILVTPMLNPLIYSLRNKDVKQALRKILWKKKALS